The following are encoded together in the Roseobacter denitrificans OCh 114 genome:
- a CDS encoding ammonium transporter, producing MDGNLNALTTVFTEFYYWVTVVFMFLIHVGFCMYEVGASRRRNHMHTLMKNVMVIPLVTVTFFFFGWWIYWAFPMFPFFGGLDLEAGAANLPWAETMGPNAGDRITGVFWAAFLLFSWTAASIVSGSVIERIRSSALWVHAVLIGSVWWIIDAAWGWHYGGWMVKYLGYHDAYASGVIHAIAGGYALGVITVLGPRIGKFAADGTPRDIPPHNPWMLTIGIFLIYTGFWGFYAACNVPLIAPEVIGGEITGITWTATNIYLAPTTLSAITFNFLMSLSGGLMAAYVVSKGDAFWTFSGGLAGVITASAGNDLYHPVQAMLIAAVGVVIVYRLHFWVERRFKLDDAVGAVAVHGYAGFVGLVISGFVLWGAPASPFEGYASINPVGQFLGAVIMFFGLGFLPAFIVAKMQAAAGVLRIPEEVELEGLDYAEHHAYEDAKQEIIQADKAFLASKIRPAE from the coding sequence ATGGATGGTAATCTAAACGCACTGACCACGGTGTTCACCGAGTTTTATTACTGGGTGACGGTCGTGTTCATGTTCCTGATTCACGTGGGGTTCTGCATGTATGAAGTCGGCGCGAGTCGACGGCGCAACCACATGCATACCCTGATGAAAAACGTGATGGTCATTCCCTTGGTCACGGTCACCTTCTTTTTCTTTGGCTGGTGGATCTACTGGGCGTTTCCGATGTTCCCGTTCTTTGGCGGGCTTGATCTGGAAGCCGGTGCGGCGAACCTGCCCTGGGCTGAAACAATGGGCCCGAACGCAGGCGATAGAATCACCGGCGTGTTCTGGGCGGCCTTCCTGCTTTTCTCCTGGACCGCGGCCTCCATCGTCTCTGGTTCCGTGATCGAGCGTATCCGCTCTTCGGCCCTGTGGGTTCACGCGGTGCTCATCGGGTCCGTGTGGTGGATCATTGATGCTGCCTGGGGCTGGCACTATGGCGGATGGATGGTCAAATACCTCGGCTATCATGACGCCTATGCCTCCGGTGTGATCCACGCCATTGCCGGGGGCTATGCGCTGGGTGTGATCACCGTGCTTGGGCCGCGCATCGGCAAATTTGCAGCGGACGGCACGCCACGCGACATTCCTCCGCATAACCCGTGGATGCTGACCATCGGGATTTTCCTGATCTACACCGGTTTCTGGGGCTTTTACGCGGCCTGCAACGTGCCTCTTATCGCGCCTGAAGTCATCGGCGGGGAGATCACCGGCATCACATGGACGGCCACGAACATCTACCTCGCGCCCACAACTCTGTCGGCGATCACGTTCAATTTCCTGATGTCCCTGTCCGGTGGATTGATGGCGGCCTATGTTGTGTCCAAGGGCGATGCGTTCTGGACCTTCTCAGGTGGGCTTGCCGGGGTGATCACTGCCTCTGCGGGGAACGACCTCTATCATCCGGTTCAGGCGATGCTGATCGCTGCAGTTGGTGTGGTGATCGTTTATCGTTTGCACTTCTGGGTCGAACGTCGTTTCAAGCTGGACGATGCCGTGGGCGCGGTTGCGGTGCATGGCTACGCGGGTTTCGTGGGTCTCGTGATTTCGGGTTTCGTACTCTGGGGTGCTCCTGCTTCGCCGTTTGAAGGCTATGCTTCGATCAATCCGGTCGGTCAGTTCCTTGGCGCGGTCATCATGTTCTTCGGACTTGGCTTCCTGCCGGCTTTCATCGTGGCCAAGATGCAGGCCGCGGCAGGGGTATTGCGTATTCCCGAAGAGGTGGAACTCGAAGGTCTCGATTATGCCGAGCACCATGCCTATGAGGATGCAAAACAAGAGATCATTCAGGCCGACAAAGCCTTTCTCGCATCCAAAATCAGACCCGCTGAATAA
- a CDS encoding aminomethyltransferase family protein, with translation MAIIYRTSALAQRHAEIGGELEDWNGMGTAWFYDHSDERAKADYEAVRTKAGLMDVSGLKKIHLSGPHAAAVIDRATTRNVDKLMPGRAVYAAMLDDRGLFIDDCVIYRLSVNNWLLVHGTGTGHESLAMAAYGKNVSMIFDDDLHDMSLQGPVAVDFLAKHVPGIRDLAYFGIIQTKLFGMPVMISRTGYTGERGYEIFCEGRHAIALWDAILEDGKDMGIRPVQFSTLDLLRTESYLLFYPGDNSETYPFENGAACGDSLWELGLEFTVSPGKTGFRGAENHYALEGKERFKIYGVRLEGTTAADEGADLLKDGEKVGVVTYGMRSDLFDHTVGIARMPVECATPGTKMTVRNGDGTEIPCVAEEMPFYDKDKAIRTAKG, from the coding sequence ATGGCGATCATTTACAGAACGTCGGCACTGGCGCAGCGCCATGCTGAAATCGGCGGTGAACTGGAAGACTGGAATGGCATGGGAACCGCATGGTTCTACGACCATTCCGATGAGCGTGCGAAAGCGGACTACGAGGCTGTGCGCACCAAGGCCGGCCTTATGGATGTGTCGGGCCTCAAGAAGATTCACCTGAGCGGTCCGCACGCAGCAGCGGTAATCGACCGGGCCACCACGCGCAACGTGGACAAGCTGATGCCGGGTCGCGCGGTCTATGCCGCGATGCTGGACGATCGCGGTCTCTTTATCGACGACTGCGTGATCTACCGTTTGTCGGTGAACAACTGGCTTTTGGTCCACGGCACGGGAACAGGCCACGAAAGCCTTGCGATGGCCGCCTATGGCAAGAATGTGTCGATGATCTTTGACGACGATCTACACGATATGTCGCTGCAGGGTCCCGTTGCGGTGGATTTCCTCGCCAAACATGTGCCGGGCATTCGTGATCTCGCGTATTTCGGCATCATCCAGACCAAACTGTTCGGCATGCCCGTCATGATTTCGCGCACCGGCTATACCGGCGAGCGCGGCTACGAGATTTTCTGCGAAGGCCGTCACGCCATCGCCCTGTGGGACGCGATCCTCGAAGATGGCAAGGACATGGGCATTCGCCCGGTGCAGTTCTCCACCCTCGACCTGCTGCGGACCGAAAGCTACCTGCTGTTCTATCCCGGCGACAATTCCGAGACCTACCCCTTCGAGAATGGCGCCGCCTGTGGCGACTCGCTGTGGGAGCTGGGGCTGGAATTCACCGTCTCACCGGGCAAGACCGGTTTCCGCGGTGCGGAAAACCACTATGCGCTTGAGGGCAAGGAACGCTTCAAGATCTACGGCGTGCGGCTTGAAGGTACAACCGCCGCGGATGAGGGGGCAGATTTGCTCAAGGATGGCGAAAAGGTCGGTGTCGTGACGTATGGCATGCGCTCTGATCTGTTTGATCACACCGTAGGCATTGCCCGGATGCCCGTCGAATGTGCAACCCCGGGAACCAAGATGACGGTGCGCAATGGCGATGGCACGGAAATCCCATGTGTCGCCGAGGAAATGCCATTCTATGACAAGGACAAGGCCATCCGCACAGCCAAGGGCTGA
- the dmmA gene encoding dimethylamine monooxygenase subunit DmmA, with amino-acid sequence MSKFQFPKSIRSRPVYGTLTPRRGKSHLMIADAEGAEALLDLAQQDAEVFRTAHLIYIPKATGETYVEKLKALKPAQFYVGPSYEASVSRIRRVLSDAHMGLQVYLTGTEGLMGQAMNEAMTAGIPHQAIQTEHRGSVARRMQCVHCKGITEDVMTDPFQCTHCGLHLFVRDHYSRRLAAFQGVCIDAEDPGNIPEPVELYK; translated from the coding sequence ATGTCGAAATTTCAGTTTCCGAAAAGCATCAGAAGCCGCCCTGTCTATGGGACACTGACGCCGCGTCGGGGCAAATCACACCTTATGATAGCGGATGCGGAAGGGGCAGAGGCCTTGCTGGATCTGGCCCAGCAAGACGCGGAAGTCTTTCGCACCGCCCATCTGATCTATATTCCCAAAGCCACCGGCGAAACCTATGTGGAAAAACTCAAGGCGCTGAAGCCTGCGCAATTCTATGTCGGGCCAAGCTATGAGGCCTCGGTGTCGCGCATCCGCCGCGTTCTGTCGGATGCCCACATGGGTCTGCAGGTTTACCTGACCGGCACCGAGGGCCTGATGGGTCAGGCGATGAACGAAGCCATGACCGCAGGCATTCCGCATCAGGCAATCCAGACCGAGCATCGTGGCTCTGTCGCGCGGCGCATGCAGTGCGTGCACTGCAAGGGCATCACCGAGGATGTGATGACCGACCCGTTCCAATGTACCCATTGTGGATTGCACCTTTTCGTTCGGGATCATTATTCACGCAGACTTGCCGCCTTTCAGGGCGTGTGCATTGATGCCGAAGATCCCGGAAACATCCCCGAACCCGTGGAGCTGTACAAATGA